TTATATTGATTTAAAACTTGGGTATATGGATTTTTCATGAGCATAGCCTTGTGTTATTTAGTATTAAATTTTGGTAAAGCTGCCAGTTGTTGGGTAAGAAAACTGCTGGTACTTTGCATTTGGGTTAACAAAACATCCAGAGCATTAAATTGTTTTAGATACCTGTTTTGCACGCTAACACTTCGGGCATTTATCTGAGTTTGGGTTTTACTTAATAGATTGACTTGTTTGTTTAATTGTTCCGCTCGTTGATTTAAATCACCAGCAGTGTCCATGTAAGAGTCGAGAAAATGATTCATCAGTACGGCTATGCCATCATTAACCACAATTTGACCGCGAGAGCCATCACTTCCTGAAAGTACTTTGATAGATAGTCCGCCCAGGTCATCGCTCCCGTTAAGGGTGATGCCATCACTTGACGTTGCGGGAAAAGAACCGATAGTGCCAGCCATGTTCACGCCAGGGGTAAACTCGCTTAAAAATACATCATATTTTCCTGCCGGAACTTGCGCATTAACTGAGTTGATACGTATATTACTGTCAGTAGGAGTGGCCGTTTTTGCAAATAAGGCACCAATATCAGCATAATGATTACTAAGGGCGGTGTTGTATTTATCCTGATTTAGTTCCAGCAAACCGTTTTCTGTGGTTGTAATACCCAGGTCAGCCAAAGATTGAATTGAATTGGTACTTTTAACCAGAGGAGAAGTTGCCCATTTGCCTAAATTAAGTTTCAAATTTCTAAATTGGGGGTCACCCTGGAATAAACCACTTTGTTTGGTGTCTTTATTATATCCCGTTAAATTGGTTAAAAAAGTCATACTGTCATTGTATTTGCTTACAAAATCTTTTATTAGATTGGTCAACTGATCTTTATTGTCATCCACTGTTAGCGTAGTTATCGTTCCAGGTTCTGCTTTCTTTAAATTAATGGTCACTCCAGAAATTGCATCCTGGAGTTGGTTGGTGCTTTGAGTAAGGGATAACCCGTTTATTTTAACCACGCTGTTTTGTGCAGCAATAGTTTCAGTTAAAGCGTTATTACCCATTGTAGGGTCATAATTTAGCTCTGGAATGCTACTGCTGACCTGCATTGCATAATTTTCACCTGTCTTTGATGAGGTGAGGGTTAACCGCGATCCAAGACTATCCTGGACTATGCTGGCAGTGACTCCTGAGTTGGTATCGTTAATGGCATCGCGAATTGCAACAAGACTGTCACTTCCTGGAGCAATAGTAACATTCACTGGTGCTGCATCGCCATTCGCGGTGAATACCGTTTTATCAGGATTATAGGTGCCAAAATTAATGGTTATATTGCCGCTACCTACACTTGTTGGATTTAAATAAGTGCTCGCAAGACTTTGTTGTTGTGCCAGTGCCTCAACTTCTACCTGATAAGTGCCTTTAGTCGCCTGCGAAGTTAGGGTGGCCGATAGAAAATCGACATTACTAACCGAGTATTTCAT
The sequence above is drawn from the Legionella antarctica genome and encodes:
- the fliD gene encoding flagellar filament capping protein FliD; the protein is MSLSSPGIGSGLDVKTLVEALVKAEITPLQTRHDNKLTSVNTELSAIGQLKSSLANLQTSLNNLSDVTKFYNMKYSVSNVDFLSATLTSQATKGTYQVEVEALAQQQSLASTYLNPTSVGSGNITINFGTYNPDKTVFTANGDAAPVNVTIAPGSDSLVAIRDAINDTNSGVTASIVQDSLGSRLTLTSSKTGENYAMQVSSSIPELNYDPTMGNNALTETIAAQNSVVKINGLSLTQSTNQLQDAISGVTINLKKAEPGTITTLTVDDNKDQLTNLIKDFVSKYNDSMTFLTNLTGYNKDTKQSGLFQGDPQFRNLKLNLGKWATSPLVKSTNSIQSLADLGITTTENGLLELNQDKYNTALSNHYADIGALFAKTATPTDSNIRINSVNAQVPAGKYDVFLSEFTPGVNMAGTIGSFPATSSDGITLNGSDDLGGLSIKVLSGSDGSRGQIVVNDGIAVLMNHFLDSYMDTAGDLNQRAEQLNKQVNLLSKTQTQINARSVSVQNRYLKQFNALDVLLTQMQSTSSFLTQQLAALPKFNTK